One Gordonia sp. SID5947 genomic region harbors:
- a CDS encoding peptidylprolyl isomerase, producing MTTQKQTATLHTNRGDIVVELFPNHAPKTVANFTGLADGSQGYSRPNASGGDSGPFYDGSVFHRVIEGFMIQGGDPTGTGRGGPGYQFADEFHPELQFDRPYLLAMANAGPGTNGSQFFITVGPTPHLNRKHSIFGEVVDPASQQVVDAIATTATDRSDRPLDEVVIQKIEIN from the coding sequence GTGACTACTCAGAAGCAGACCGCGACCCTTCACACCAATCGCGGCGACATCGTTGTCGAACTCTTCCCGAACCACGCACCCAAGACGGTGGCCAACTTCACCGGCCTCGCAGACGGATCCCAGGGGTACAGCCGGCCCAACGCCTCCGGCGGCGACAGCGGCCCGTTCTACGACGGCTCGGTGTTCCACCGCGTCATCGAGGGGTTCATGATCCAGGGCGGCGACCCGACCGGCACCGGCCGCGGAGGCCCCGGCTACCAGTTCGCCGATGAATTCCACCCGGAACTGCAGTTCGACCGTCCCTACCTGCTGGCCATGGCCAACGCAGGACCGGGGACCAACGGCTCTCAGTTCTTCATCACCGTCGGCCCTACCCCCCACCTGAACCGCAAGCACAGCATCTTCGGTGAGGTCGTCGATCCTGCATCGCAGCAGGTTGTCGACGCCATCGCGACCACGGCGACCGACCGCTCCGATCGCCCGCTCGACGAAGTCGTCATCCAGAAGATCGAAATCAACTGA
- a CDS encoding rhomboid family intramembrane serine protease, with translation MCVRHPDRPTGLSCSRCGRPACPECLRPAAVGQHCVDCLRNDGVQRSVTRPTFGDRGIRPMVAKPMVAARPYATYGLIAVNLVVFAICLMQAKGGDMVRSQLFVDWALVKPWVAGGDYWRLLTAGFLHFSVTHIALNMISLYILGRDLEVAIGIPRYLAVYVTSLLGGSAAVMVFGDVAINAGASGAIYGLMGAVLIIVLKARVSPVPVISIIVLNLVLSVTIPGISLLAHVGGLVFGAAATAGIIFLPQWVLSPQRRTAASVSRVGWISVAVLLVLAIAIGIGAGITYASTHVVVG, from the coding sequence GTGTGCGTCCGGCATCCCGACCGCCCGACCGGCCTGTCCTGTAGCCGGTGCGGGCGGCCCGCATGCCCGGAATGTCTGCGCCCAGCGGCCGTCGGCCAGCACTGTGTCGACTGTCTCCGCAACGACGGCGTCCAGCGGTCGGTGACGCGGCCGACGTTCGGCGACCGCGGCATCCGGCCGATGGTGGCCAAGCCGATGGTGGCCGCCCGTCCGTACGCGACCTACGGTCTGATCGCCGTCAACCTCGTCGTCTTCGCGATCTGCCTGATGCAGGCGAAGGGCGGCGACATGGTGCGGTCGCAGCTGTTCGTCGACTGGGCGCTGGTGAAACCCTGGGTTGCCGGTGGCGACTACTGGCGGTTGCTCACCGCAGGTTTCCTGCATTTCTCGGTCACCCACATCGCGCTGAACATGATCTCGCTGTACATCCTCGGGCGTGACCTCGAGGTGGCTATCGGGATCCCCCGCTACTTGGCCGTCTACGTGACGTCGCTGCTCGGCGGGAGCGCGGCCGTCATGGTGTTCGGCGATGTCGCCATCAACGCCGGTGCGTCCGGCGCGATCTACGGTCTGATGGGCGCGGTGCTGATCATCGTGCTGAAAGCACGTGTCTCACCGGTACCGGTGATCTCGATCATCGTCCTGAACCTGGTCCTGTCGGTGACGATCCCAGGGATCTCCCTGCTCGCCCATGTGGGCGGCCTGGTCTTCGGTGCGGCTGCCACCGCGGGCATCATCTTCCTGCCGCAATGGGTGCTCTCGCCGCAACGGCGTACCGCAGCGTCGGTGAGCCGGGTCGGCTGGATAAGCGTGGCGGTCTTGCTCGTGCTCGCCATCGCCATCGGCATCGGGGCCGGGATCACCTACGCCAGCACACACGTCGTGGTCGGCTGA
- a CDS encoding aminodeoxychorismate/anthranilate synthase component II, translating to MNQPSAHVGAGSDSGRILVIDNYDSFVYNLVQYLGQLGVEAVVWRNDDPQLADPAAAVEGFDGVLLSPGPGTPQRAGATIPMVGVARDTGLPLLGVCLGHQAIGAAFGGTVDRAPELLHGKTSLVFHDDAGVLAGLPDPFTATRYHSLTVLPETIPDELIVTGRTETGIVMAMAHRELPIHGVQFHPESVLTQGGHRMLANWLAVCGIDIDESRVAVLEAEMVDAIG from the coding sequence GTGAATCAGCCGTCCGCGCACGTGGGAGCCGGAAGTGACTCCGGCCGCATCCTGGTCATCGACAATTACGACAGCTTCGTCTACAACCTCGTCCAGTATCTCGGACAGTTGGGCGTCGAGGCCGTGGTGTGGCGCAACGACGATCCGCAGCTCGCCGATCCGGCGGCCGCGGTCGAGGGTTTCGACGGTGTGCTCCTCAGCCCGGGACCGGGCACGCCGCAGCGCGCGGGCGCGACGATTCCGATGGTCGGCGTCGCACGCGACACCGGGCTGCCGCTGCTGGGCGTGTGCCTCGGTCACCAGGCGATCGGCGCCGCGTTCGGTGGGACTGTCGACCGTGCGCCCGAACTGCTCCACGGCAAGACCTCACTGGTGTTCCACGACGACGCGGGAGTGCTCGCCGGACTACCGGATCCGTTCACCGCGACGCGCTACCACTCGCTGACCGTCCTCCCCGAGACCATCCCGGACGAACTGATCGTCACCGGACGTACGGAGACCGGCATCGTGATGGCGATGGCCCATCGGGAACTGCCCATCCACGGCGTGCAGTTCCACCCGGAGAGTGTCCTCACGCAGGGCGGTCACCGGATGCTCGCGAACTGGCTGGCGGTCTGCGGTATCGACATCGACGAATCGCGGGTGGCGGTTCTGGAGGCCGAGATGGTCGACGCCATCGGCTGA
- a CDS encoding DUF4190 domain-containing protein, translating to MPPRTRTAAGQSPRAAASNRPTNRTAIWALVLSILGITAPVGLYLGYRSRASIARSRELGEPFARVAIWIGWLYIAVFVLALLMYFWIAGQGS from the coding sequence GTGCCGCCACGCACCCGCACCGCTGCAGGTCAGTCCCCCCGTGCCGCTGCATCGAACCGTCCCACCAACCGAACGGCCATCTGGGCGTTGGTCTTGTCCATCCTCGGGATCACTGCGCCTGTCGGTCTCTATCTGGGGTACCGCTCACGCGCCAGCATCGCGCGTAGTCGCGAACTCGGTGAACCCTTTGCGCGCGTTGCCATCTGGATAGGATGGCTCTACATCGCCGTGTTTGTGCTGGCGCTGCTGATGTATTTCTGGATTGCGGGTCAGGGGTCGTAG
- a CDS encoding FHA domain-containing protein has translation MQGLVLQLTRFGFLLLLWLFVYAVIRTLRADIATAGGSRLARYTRGDKRDRSAARTARGSARYLVVTHGALANTRITLGTQPVLLGRADDSTLVLTDDYASERHARLSRRGDDWYVEDLGSTNGTYLDRSKVTTAVKVPISTPIRIGKTVIELRP, from the coding sequence ATGCAGGGCTTGGTGCTGCAGCTGACCCGGTTCGGGTTCCTGCTGCTGCTCTGGTTGTTCGTCTACGCCGTCATCCGGACTCTCCGGGCCGACATCGCCACCGCAGGTGGCTCCCGGTTGGCGCGCTATACGCGGGGAGACAAACGGGACCGGTCGGCGGCTCGGACCGCCAGGGGGTCGGCACGCTACCTCGTCGTCACACATGGTGCGCTGGCCAACACCCGCATCACCCTCGGCACGCAGCCGGTGCTGCTCGGCCGTGCCGACGACTCGACGTTGGTGCTGACGGATGACTACGCGTCGGAGCGGCATGCCCGGCTCTCACGGCGCGGCGACGACTGGTACGTCGAAGACCTCGGATCCACCAATGGCACGTATCTCGACCGATCCAAGGTGACAACTGCCGTCAAAGTCCCCATCAGCACACCGATTCGCATCGGCAAGACCGTGATCGAGTTGCGCCCGTGA
- a CDS encoding serine/threonine-protein kinase codes for MTLQSGTTIADRYRLMRLIATGGMGQVWEALDSRLNRRVAVKVLKAEYSNDPEFTARFRTEAQTTAKLNHPGIANVFDYGETPDRGGGDPLAYLVMELVDGEPLNAVISRMGRLSLTNTLDMLEQTGRALQAAHSQGLVHRDVKPGNIMITPTGQVKITDFGIAKAVDSAPVTQTGMVMGTAQYISPEQATGDEATAASDVYSLGVVGYEALTGRRPFLGDGAITVAMKHIRETPPPLPTSVPGNVRDLIDTTLAKDPRQRYANGGEFAAAVAAVRAGHRPPRPGAIAGAAAAGAVGGAAAAAAMHPNTRAMADTAAAQPATARTTSRPPSRPVPPADDNSWTTGQKVLAGVAGALLIAALALLGYWLLNLDSSGAETPAPSSTTTITETTTEAPETTQEEAPVPTTTRERPTTTTRTTTEETTTPEAPTTTTVPETTDPGAPTAERPKFPTFTIPGFPGG; via the coding sequence ATGACCCTGCAGAGCGGTACCACGATCGCCGACCGTTATCGGCTGATGCGACTCATCGCCACCGGTGGCATGGGCCAGGTCTGGGAGGCCCTCGACAGCCGGCTCAACCGGCGGGTCGCGGTCAAGGTTCTCAAGGCCGAGTACTCGAACGACCCCGAGTTCACGGCCCGATTCCGCACGGAAGCGCAGACCACAGCGAAACTCAACCACCCGGGGATCGCGAACGTCTTCGACTACGGCGAGACCCCCGACCGGGGTGGCGGCGATCCGCTGGCCTACCTGGTCATGGAACTCGTCGACGGCGAACCGTTGAACGCGGTGATCTCCCGAATGGGACGGCTGTCGCTGACCAACACCCTCGACATGCTCGAGCAGACCGGACGTGCGCTGCAGGCCGCGCACAGCCAGGGCCTGGTGCACCGGGACGTGAAGCCGGGCAACATCATGATCACGCCGACCGGTCAGGTCAAGATCACCGACTTCGGCATCGCCAAGGCGGTCGATTCGGCGCCCGTCACCCAAACCGGCATGGTGATGGGCACCGCACAGTACATCTCGCCTGAGCAGGCGACCGGCGACGAGGCGACCGCGGCGTCGGACGTCTACTCGCTCGGTGTGGTCGGGTACGAGGCGCTGACCGGTCGCCGGCCGTTCCTCGGCGACGGCGCGATCACCGTGGCGATGAAGCACATCCGGGAGACCCCGCCTCCCCTGCCGACGAGTGTGCCCGGCAACGTGCGCGATCTGATCGACACCACGCTGGCCAAGGATCCCCGTCAGCGGTACGCCAACGGCGGCGAGTTCGCGGCCGCGGTGGCCGCGGTACGCGCAGGTCACCGGCCTCCGCGTCCCGGCGCGATCGCCGGTGCCGCCGCGGCGGGTGCCGTGGGTGGCGCCGCCGCAGCAGCGGCCATGCATCCCAACACGCGGGCGATGGCCGATACCGCCGCGGCCCAGCCCGCGACCGCACGCACCACGAGCCGGCCGCCCAGTCGACCGGTACCCCCGGCCGACGACAACAGTTGGACCACGGGTCAGAAGGTGCTGGCCGGCGTCGCCGGGGCGCTGTTGATCGCTGCGCTCGCACTGCTCGGCTACTGGCTGTTGAACCTGGATTCGTCGGGCGCGGAGACTCCGGCACCGTCGTCGACGACGACGATCACCGAGACCACCACCGAGGCCCCGGAGACAACTCAGGAAGAAGCGCCGGTCCCGACGACCACGCGCGAACGACCGACGACCACGACGCGGACCACCACCGAGGAGACGACAACCCCGGAGGCGCCCACCACGACGACGGTTCCCGAGACCACCGACCCCGGTGCTCCCACCGCAGAGCGTCCGAAATTCCCGACGTTCACCATTCCTGGCTTCCCGGGTGGATGA
- the crgA gene encoding cell division protein CrgA: MPKSKVRKKTDYTINPASRTPVKVKAGPSSNIYVWIMLGLMLLGLAWLIVFYLVATPSALGAEGKALHWMYNLGPWNFLIGFALMVVGLLMTMRWR; this comes from the coding sequence ATGCCGAAGTCAAAAGTCCGGAAGAAGACCGACTACACCATCAACCCGGCCAGTCGTACGCCGGTCAAGGTGAAGGCCGGACCGTCGAGCAACATCTACGTGTGGATCATGCTCGGACTGATGCTGCTCGGGCTCGCCTGGCTCATCGTGTTCTATCTCGTCGCGACCCCGTCTGCTCTCGGCGCCGAGGGCAAGGCCCTGCATTGGATGTACAACCTCGGTCCCTGGAACTTCCTGATCGGATTCGCCCTGATGGTGGTGGGTCTGCTGATGACGATGCGGTGGCGCTGA
- a CDS encoding FtsW/RodA/SpoVE family cell cycle protein, which yields MSQPAASVHAPPRQPPEQTGRTAELVLLGFAIGLVTVALLIVQAAQGQSLTWDLAKYVIAYVVLFGAAHVVVRRYAPHADPLLLPVVAVLNGLGLVLIHRLDLGTGRNGETVNPTDVTHNADQQLVWAALGIIAFSAILILVRDHRTLSRYSYTLGLGGLVLLIIPALLPSSMSEINGSKNWIILPFFSIQPSEFAKILIIIFTAAFLVSKRDLFTTAGKHFLGMDFPRARDLGPLLAAWFVSIAVLAYSSDLGSSLLIFSTMLTMVYVATERASWLVLGVTLFVVGALLAYQLFAHLQVRVEIWRDPFSDFNGAGYQIGQSLFGLATGGLFGTGLGSGRPNIVPFANTDFIIATIGEELGLVGLAAVLMLYLIFVLRGLRTGIAVRDSFGKLLATGLSFTIAVQVFVVVGGVTKLIPLTGLTTPFLSYGGSSLLANYILVALLIRISNAAREPDPTRKRPPPKSIDSLPTQAVRR from the coding sequence ATGAGCCAACCTGCAGCGTCCGTCCACGCCCCACCGCGCCAGCCACCCGAACAGACCGGTCGCACGGCGGAATTGGTGCTCCTCGGTTTTGCCATCGGTCTGGTGACGGTGGCGCTGCTCATCGTGCAAGCAGCCCAAGGGCAGAGTCTCACTTGGGATCTGGCGAAGTACGTGATCGCCTACGTCGTGTTGTTCGGCGCCGCGCATGTGGTGGTCCGGCGCTACGCGCCGCACGCCGACCCGTTGCTGTTGCCCGTGGTCGCCGTTCTCAACGGTCTCGGTTTGGTCCTCATCCACCGTCTTGATCTGGGTACGGGACGCAACGGTGAGACGGTCAATCCCACCGACGTCACCCACAATGCCGATCAGCAACTCGTCTGGGCGGCACTGGGCATCATCGCATTCTCGGCGATCCTCATCCTGGTGCGCGATCACCGGACACTGTCGCGGTACTCGTACACGCTCGGCCTGGGAGGCCTTGTCCTCCTGATCATCCCGGCCCTGCTGCCGTCGTCGATGTCGGAGATCAACGGTTCCAAGAACTGGATCATCCTGCCGTTCTTCTCGATCCAGCCCAGCGAGTTCGCCAAGATCCTCATCATCATCTTCACCGCAGCGTTCCTGGTGTCGAAACGTGATCTCTTCACCACCGCGGGAAAACACTTCCTGGGCATGGACTTCCCGCGGGCCCGCGACCTCGGTCCGCTGCTCGCGGCCTGGTTCGTCTCGATCGCGGTGCTCGCCTATTCGTCCGACCTGGGCAGCTCGTTGCTGATCTTCTCGACGATGCTGACGATGGTTTATGTCGCGACCGAACGCGCGAGCTGGCTGGTACTCGGCGTGACCCTGTTCGTCGTCGGTGCGCTGCTCGCCTATCAGCTCTTCGCCCACCTCCAGGTGCGTGTGGAGATCTGGCGGGATCCGTTCAGCGACTTCAACGGAGCGGGATACCAGATCGGTCAGAGTCTGTTCGGCCTCGCCACCGGCGGGTTGTTCGGCACCGGCCTGGGGTCTGGGCGACCGAACATCGTCCCGTTCGCCAACACCGACTTCATCATCGCCACCATCGGCGAGGAACTGGGATTGGTGGGCCTCGCGGCCGTCCTCATGCTGTACCTGATCTTCGTCCTGCGGGGCCTGCGCACCGGCATCGCGGTTCGGGACAGCTTCGGCAAACTGCTCGCCACCGGCCTCTCCTTCACCATCGCCGTGCAGGTGTTCGTCGTGGTCGGCGGTGTCACCAAGCTGATCCCGCTGACCGGTCTGACCACCCCGTTCCTCTCGTACGGCGGTTCGTCGCTGCTCGCCAACTACATCCTGGTGGCCCTGCTGATCCGGATCTCGAACGCGGCACGCGAGCCCGACCCCACACGTAAACGACCGCCGCCCAAGAGCATCGACTCGTTGCCGACACAGGCGGTGCGCCGATGA
- a CDS encoding PH domain-containing protein gives MDNSAGLSTYEWSTPRPAAYTLAAGGLILLVAAILTASDPVGLVLMGFAAVLLLAFAGYALWIRPRLAVSTVDPQPTITFRTLGGTHTYPRDRIDRIRLIDFRRIGRRTGQLEFDVLRDDAPSMSSSDGLREDTRLVVFSRWDLGADLGDVVDALRQAGFVVEDQRR, from the coding sequence GTGGATAACTCTGCCGGTCTGTCCACATACGAGTGGTCGACACCGCGCCCGGCGGCGTACACACTCGCCGCCGGCGGGCTGATCCTGCTGGTCGCGGCGATATTGACCGCCTCCGACCCAGTCGGTTTGGTCCTCATGGGATTCGCCGCGGTGCTCCTTCTGGCGTTCGCCGGATATGCCCTGTGGATACGTCCCCGGCTTGCCGTGAGCACTGTTGATCCACAGCCGACGATCACGTTTCGCACTCTCGGGGGCACCCACACCTATCCGCGGGATCGGATTGATCGGATCCGTCTGATCGACTTTCGGCGCATCGGCCGGCGGACCGGTCAGCTCGAGTTCGATGTGCTCCGCGACGATGCACCCTCGATGTCATCGAGCGACGGCTTGCGAGAGGACACCCGTCTCGTGGTGTTCAGCAGATGGGATCTCGGCGCAGATCTCGGCGACGTCGTCGACGCTCTCCGGCAAGCCGGTTTCGTCGTCGAGGATCAGCGTCGATAG
- a CDS encoding penicillin-binding protein 2 yields MNKPIQRVSMAVIVMVIALLANATYVQVFKADKLRSDPRNNRVLLDEYARQRGAITADGGSVVAVSVPTDSRLKFLRTYPPSTATAFAPVTGYYSFQYGSTGLELYQNSILNGNDDRLFGQRFMDMFSGRDPRGGNVVSTIVPRMQRAAFDGLRNGCQGGCRGAVVALQPNTGKILAMASTPSYDPNKLASHDQDVREKSWAAWNQPGDIANPMLNRAVNQLYPPGSTFKVVTTAAALRDGETPDVRLTAAPSIVLPDTNTSLTNYGGETCPGSSGGTVSLLQAFKYSCNTAFVDLTTNKMKDPITVFRETAQRFGLDEKQPDTPLPVSRSTVGAIPDLAALGQASIGQRDVRVTPMQMAMVASTVANGGVRMQPYLVDKLQAADLRTLQTTQPTTINEPISSDQAATLTSLMIESERSTQGAGGPVSIASKTGTAEHSATSDVESETPYSWYIAFGPSSNAQVAVAVVVENGDPGPASTGGTVAAPIGRAVINALVGGAR; encoded by the coding sequence ATGAACAAACCCATCCAGCGGGTGTCCATGGCGGTGATCGTGATGGTCATCGCCTTGCTCGCCAACGCCACGTATGTGCAGGTGTTCAAGGCCGACAAGCTGCGGTCCGACCCGCGCAACAACCGTGTGCTGCTCGACGAGTACGCGCGGCAGCGGGGCGCGATCACCGCCGACGGCGGCTCCGTGGTCGCGGTGTCGGTACCCACCGACAGCAGGCTCAAGTTCCTGCGCACGTATCCGCCGAGTACCGCGACCGCCTTTGCGCCCGTCACCGGCTACTACTCGTTCCAGTACGGGAGTACCGGACTGGAGCTGTACCAGAACTCGATCCTGAACGGCAACGACGACCGCCTCTTCGGCCAGCGGTTCATGGACATGTTCTCCGGCCGGGATCCGCGGGGCGGCAACGTGGTGAGCACCATCGTCCCCCGGATGCAGCGTGCGGCCTTCGACGGCTTGCGCAACGGTTGTCAGGGCGGCTGCCGCGGTGCGGTGGTGGCCTTGCAGCCGAACACCGGCAAGATCCTGGCGATGGCGTCGACGCCGAGCTACGACCCGAACAAGTTGGCCAGCCACGATCAGGATGTGCGGGAGAAGAGCTGGGCGGCGTGGAATCAGCCCGGCGACATCGCCAATCCCATGCTCAACCGGGCGGTCAATCAGCTGTACCCGCCGGGGTCGACGTTCAAGGTGGTGACCACGGCCGCCGCGCTCCGCGACGGTGAGACCCCGGATGTCCGGCTCACGGCGGCGCCCTCGATCGTGCTGCCCGACACCAACACCTCGCTGACCAACTACGGCGGTGAGACCTGCCCGGGTTCGTCCGGCGGCACTGTATCGCTGCTCCAGGCGTTCAAGTACTCGTGCAATACGGCTTTCGTCGATCTGACGACGAACAAGATGAAGGATCCGATCACCGTGTTCCGTGAGACGGCGCAGCGCTTCGGCCTCGACGAAAAACAACCGGACACCCCGCTACCGGTGTCCCGGTCGACCGTCGGTGCCATCCCCGACCTCGCCGCACTCGGTCAGGCCTCGATCGGGCAGCGAGACGTCCGAGTGACGCCGATGCAGATGGCGATGGTGGCATCCACCGTCGCCAACGGCGGCGTCCGGATGCAGCCCTATCTGGTGGACAAATTGCAGGCGGCCGATCTGCGGACGTTGCAGACGACCCAACCGACGACCATCAACGAGCCGATCAGTTCAGATCAGGCCGCGACCCTGACGTCGCTGATGATCGAGTCGGAACGGAGTACACAGGGTGCCGGCGGTCCGGTCTCGATCGCGTCGAAGACGGGTACCGCCGAACACTCGGCGACCTCGGACGTCGAGTCGGAGACGCCTTACTCGTGGTACATCGCCTTCGGGCCGTCGTCCAATGCGCAGGTCGCGGTCGCGGTGGTGGTCGAGAACGGGGACCCGGGTCCCGCGTCGACAGGGGGTACGGTGGCGGCGCCGATCGGACGAGCAGTGATCAATGCGCTTGTGGGAGGTGCACGCTGA
- the pknB gene encoding Stk1 family PASTA domain-containing Ser/Thr kinase, with translation MSTPHHLSDRYELGETLGFGGMSEVHFARDLRLHRDVAVKVLRADLARDPTFYLRFRREAQNAAKLNHPTIVQVFDTGEAETEDGPLPFIVMEYVDGETLRDVLRANGQVSPRQAMTWMADVAAAMDFSHRNGIVHRDMKPANVMIDKSGAVKVMDFGIARAMSDSTSTMTQTSAVMGTAQYLSPEQARGIKVDPRSDIYSMGCVLFELLTGEPPFTGDSPVAVAHQHVHEDPPWPSSIRSEIPRELDSVVLKAMSKNPANRYQSAADLRSDLIKVLAGGKPSAPMLLSDEDRTEFMDSGPRRALAAEAGVRRGSGNHRRDDADGVADDEDPSRRRIRGPVIGAIAAVVVLVAGLLLWSPWSADSARQVPVPAVAGKSLTDARDSLERAGFKVKQLEEPSLDVASGSATRSAPAQNVLATQGSEITLYISTGPQRHKMPDLQGQPPDEATEALRVLGFSNVKTDRVDSSVDLKDKVVSTTPPIGAEAPVNGAVVVHVGNGPREITVPDVTGQTEDAARTVLEQVNLKVVSVAGDSELPAGQVVSSSPSAGTTVEQGSTVQIVVSRGNMFVMPNLRGQTPAQARQSLAAAGWSDTTLTRSTRNVPITSPDDGKVVGQEPDAGARVRKNGSVSIVVGQGSLLPG, from the coding sequence ATGTCGACACCGCACCATCTCTCCGATCGGTACGAACTGGGGGAGACTCTCGGGTTCGGCGGTATGTCGGAAGTCCATTTTGCCCGGGATCTCCGGCTTCACCGCGACGTCGCGGTCAAGGTGTTGCGCGCCGACCTGGCCCGTGACCCGACGTTCTATCTCCGTTTCCGCCGAGAGGCGCAGAACGCGGCGAAGCTGAACCACCCCACCATCGTGCAGGTGTTCGACACCGGGGAGGCCGAGACCGAGGACGGCCCCCTGCCGTTCATCGTGATGGAGTACGTCGACGGTGAGACCCTGCGAGACGTACTCCGGGCCAACGGCCAGGTCTCGCCGCGCCAGGCGATGACCTGGATGGCCGATGTGGCTGCCGCGATGGACTTCTCGCACCGCAACGGCATCGTGCACCGCGATATGAAGCCCGCCAACGTGATGATCGACAAGTCCGGCGCCGTGAAGGTGATGGACTTCGGCATCGCCCGCGCGATGAGCGACTCGACGTCGACGATGACGCAGACGTCGGCGGTCATGGGCACGGCGCAGTATCTGTCGCCGGAGCAGGCGCGCGGCATCAAGGTGGATCCGCGAAGCGACATCTACTCCATGGGCTGTGTCCTTTTCGAGTTGCTCACCGGTGAACCGCCGTTCACCGGTGACTCGCCCGTGGCGGTCGCGCACCAGCACGTGCACGAGGATCCGCCGTGGCCGTCGTCGATCCGTTCGGAGATCCCGCGCGAACTGGATTCCGTCGTGCTGAAGGCGATGAGCAAGAACCCGGCCAACCGCTATCAGTCGGCCGCCGATCTGCGATCCGACCTCATCAAGGTGCTCGCGGGCGGCAAGCCGTCGGCACCGATGTTGCTCTCCGACGAGGACCGCACCGAGTTCATGGACAGTGGACCGCGCCGCGCCCTGGCCGCCGAGGCCGGCGTCAGACGTGGCAGCGGGAACCATCGGCGCGATGACGCCGACGGAGTCGCCGACGACGAGGATCCGTCGCGGCGTCGTATCCGTGGTCCGGTGATCGGTGCCATCGCGGCTGTCGTCGTGCTGGTCGCCGGGTTGTTGCTGTGGTCGCCATGGAGTGCGGACTCTGCACGTCAGGTGCCGGTGCCCGCCGTCGCGGGCAAGTCGCTCACCGACGCGCGGGACAGCCTCGAAAGGGCCGGTTTCAAGGTCAAGCAGCTCGAGGAACCCAGTCTCGACGTGGCGAGCGGCTCGGCCACGCGGTCGGCACCGGCCCAAAACGTCCTGGCCACGCAGGGATCCGAGATCACCCTGTACATCTCGACCGGTCCGCAGCGTCACAAGATGCCCGACCTCCAGGGCCAGCCCCCGGACGAGGCCACCGAGGCCTTACGTGTCCTCGGCTTCTCGAACGTGAAGACCGATCGGGTCGATTCGAGCGTGGACCTGAAGGACAAGGTGGTCAGCACCACGCCGCCGATCGGTGCCGAGGCCCCGGTGAATGGTGCGGTGGTGGTGCATGTGGGCAACGGCCCGCGTGAGATCACCGTCCCCGACGTGACCGGGCAGACCGAAGATGCGGCACGCACCGTCCTGGAGCAGGTCAATCTGAAGGTGGTCTCGGTCGCAGGCGATTCGGAGCTGCCGGCCGGGCAGGTCGTGAGCAGTTCGCCGTCGGCGGGAACCACCGTGGAACAGGGCTCGACGGTCCAGATCGTCGTGTCGCGGGGCAACATGTTCGTGATGCCGAACCTGCGCGGACAGACTCCGGCACAGGCCCGGCAATCGCTCGCCGCGGCAGGCTGGTCGGACACGACGCTCACCAGGTCGACGCGGAACGTCCCGATCACCAGTCCCGACGACGGCAAGGTGGTCGGTCAGGAGCCCGACGCCGGGGCACGCGTCCGCAAGAACGGGTCTGTCTCCATCGTCGTCGGGCAAGGCAGTCTGCTACCCGGCTGA